One Stenotrophomonas sp. SAU14A_NAIMI4_5 DNA segment encodes these proteins:
- a CDS encoding DEAD/DEAH box helicase, with product MTIKAIFVGINKHLDNSIPELSGARRDATALWALFTDTIEGLSARLLVDEAATHTEVSSVMLGTLAAASADDVVVIAFAGHGSPDGSLVLFDTNASDLAGTALSMAGLADAFKATKARAVLCILDCCFSGQAPARVLETAARPRSGFALTSIYGEGRILLAACASNESAWEQPGTGHGLLTHAVIEALTGDAGESVSFPEIAGEIIRLARVEAERISVTQTPVFLGNVQGGLTFPVLKRGDNYAAVFPAKAVQQMSGSFAEFSAHGFPPEIVERWSADFPQGLNTLQLKAVNEFGVLSGNSLLVVAPTSSGKTMVGEVAAIQAVTAGKKAAFLLPYRALVNEKFEEFTERYTSVGLRVARCSGDATDGIGPVLAGRYDLGFFTYETFLNLALGSPRLLTQLGLVVLDEGQFITDPQRGITVELIFSLLLRARQRGIEPQLVILSAVIGNLNSFDRWLGVPLLLSRERPVPLIEGVLDRRGTFQYVDADGSTKTEALLPSNRIVQRRDKPSSQDVIVPLAQQLAGQGEKLLIFRNMRGPAQGCAKYLAKELGLRPATAVLDVLPTQDLTGASQDLRECLSGGTAFHNTNLLRAEREAVERGYRSASGGIHALVATTTLAAGINTPASTVVLAESEFVGEDGRQFTVAEYKNMAGRAGRLGFNEIGKAIILAETPTERAQLFQRYVLGVPEDVKSSFQQRDLPTWTLRLLSQVRGVRADEIPGLLVNTFGGYSASRANPQWIAIVERDVTTLVDRLLQAGLAEREGDLIHLTLLGRACGSSSLSFESSLRLVELMGHLNVAQTPPAHILAMVQVLDELDAIYTPVMKKGQSESVRAGEASQRFGHQMPQMLQRYCRDQIEFWARCKRAALLHDWIEGTPVDVLEKRYSTTPFGGAIGYGNIIGIADATRFHLRSAHQILATLFPDQPDFLKGLDEILQRLEFGLPSTALPLTKVSVRLTRGQCLELLSIGVRNEDDLKNLDDDRLRHCVGAGTATLLRPRSDAAGVGV from the coding sequence GTGACGATAAAAGCGATTTTCGTTGGCATCAACAAGCATCTCGATAACTCTATCCCCGAATTGAGCGGAGCGCGACGCGACGCGACAGCGTTGTGGGCGTTGTTCACCGATACGATCGAAGGCCTGAGTGCACGTCTGCTGGTAGACGAAGCCGCGACACACACGGAAGTTTCAAGCGTCATGCTCGGTACCTTGGCTGCCGCGAGCGCGGACGACGTGGTGGTCATCGCGTTCGCCGGGCATGGCTCGCCAGATGGCAGCTTGGTGCTGTTCGACACGAACGCGAGTGACCTTGCAGGAACGGCCCTGTCGATGGCCGGTTTGGCGGATGCCTTCAAAGCAACGAAGGCCCGTGCAGTCCTGTGTATCCTTGACTGCTGCTTTAGCGGTCAAGCGCCGGCGCGCGTGCTGGAGACGGCAGCTCGCCCGCGCAGCGGGTTCGCACTCACCAGCATTTACGGTGAGGGACGCATCCTCCTGGCCGCCTGCGCAAGCAATGAATCTGCATGGGAGCAACCGGGCACGGGGCACGGGCTACTCACACATGCGGTGATCGAGGCCCTGACCGGCGACGCCGGCGAATCGGTCAGCTTCCCCGAGATCGCGGGCGAGATCATCCGATTGGCACGGGTGGAGGCCGAGCGCATCAGCGTCACGCAAACTCCCGTGTTCCTAGGCAACGTTCAGGGCGGCCTGACGTTCCCGGTTCTCAAGCGCGGCGACAACTACGCCGCGGTCTTTCCCGCCAAAGCCGTGCAGCAGATGTCCGGATCGTTCGCGGAGTTTTCCGCACACGGCTTTCCGCCCGAGATCGTCGAGCGATGGTCAGCAGACTTTCCTCAAGGCCTCAACACACTGCAGCTCAAGGCCGTCAACGAGTTCGGCGTACTCAGCGGCAATTCCTTGTTGGTGGTTGCCCCGACGAGTTCAGGCAAGACGATGGTCGGCGAGGTGGCGGCGATCCAGGCGGTCACCGCTGGTAAGAAGGCAGCGTTCCTCTTGCCCTATCGCGCACTGGTCAACGAGAAGTTCGAGGAGTTCACCGAGCGATATACGTCGGTAGGGCTGCGCGTCGCACGTTGCAGCGGCGATGCCACTGACGGCATTGGGCCCGTGCTGGCTGGGCGTTATGACCTGGGCTTCTTCACTTACGAGACTTTTCTCAACCTCGCCCTGGGCTCGCCACGGCTTCTGACACAGCTCGGCCTGGTCGTGCTGGACGAGGGGCAGTTCATCACCGACCCGCAGCGTGGCATCACCGTCGAACTGATCTTCTCGCTGCTCCTCCGGGCCCGCCAGCGAGGTATCGAGCCGCAGCTCGTCATCCTGTCGGCGGTCATCGGCAATCTGAACAGCTTCGACCGATGGCTTGGCGTTCCGCTCCTTCTGTCGCGCGAGCGGCCCGTGCCGCTGATCGAAGGCGTGCTCGACCGACGCGGAACATTCCAGTACGTCGATGCCGATGGGAGCACGAAGACCGAGGCCTTACTGCCTTCAAACCGCATCGTGCAGCGCCGGGACAAGCCCAGTTCCCAGGACGTGATCGTGCCCCTGGCACAGCAGCTGGCGGGACAAGGCGAGAAGCTGCTGATCTTTCGCAACATGCGAGGCCCCGCCCAAGGTTGCGCGAAGTATCTCGCCAAGGAACTGGGTCTTCGGCCAGCAACCGCCGTCCTCGACGTTCTGCCGACACAGGATCTGACCGGTGCCTCACAGGACTTGCGGGAATGCCTAAGTGGGGGCACCGCGTTTCACAACACCAACTTGCTGCGGGCGGAGCGCGAGGCCGTGGAGCGAGGGTATCGCAGCGCCTCGGGTGGCATTCACGCGCTGGTCGCCACAACAACACTGGCGGCCGGCATCAACACGCCGGCGTCGACGGTCGTGCTCGCGGAAAGCGAGTTCGTCGGTGAAGACGGCCGGCAATTCACGGTGGCCGAATACAAGAATATGGCGGGTCGTGCCGGACGGTTGGGCTTCAACGAGATTGGCAAGGCCATCATCCTGGCGGAAACGCCGACGGAACGTGCGCAGCTCTTTCAGCGCTACGTGCTGGGCGTGCCCGAGGACGTGAAGTCTTCCTTCCAGCAGCGCGATCTGCCGACATGGACGTTGCGCTTGCTTAGCCAGGTGCGCGGCGTTCGCGCCGATGAAATTCCGGGCTTGCTGGTCAACACGTTCGGAGGATATTCGGCGTCGCGCGCGAATCCGCAATGGATCGCGATAGTGGAGCGGGACGTAACCACGCTTGTTGATCGCCTCCTGCAGGCGGGACTGGCCGAGCGCGAAGGCGATCTCATTCACTTGACGCTGCTCGGGCGCGCCTGCGGCTCCTCATCATTATCGTTCGAGTCGAGCTTGCGTCTGGTCGAGTTGATGGGACACCTTAACGTAGCGCAGACGCCGCCCGCCCACATCCTCGCGATGGTGCAGGTATTGGATGAATTGGATGCCATCTACACGCCAGTCATGAAGAAGGGCCAATCGGAGAGCGTGCGCGCCGGCGAGGCATCGCAGCGCTTCGGGCATCAGATGCCTCAGATGCTGCAGCGGTATTGTCGCGACCAGATCGAGTTCTGGGCTCGCTGCAAGCGCGCGGCGCTGCTTCATGACTGGATCGAGGGAACGCCCGTTGACGTGCTGGAGAAGCGCTACTCCACCACTCCATTTGGCGGGGCCATCGGCTACGGAAACATCATCGGCATTGCCGATGCGACGCGCTTTCACTTGCGCTCCGCGCATCAGATTCTCGCAACGCTATTCCCTGATCAACCTGATTTCCTCAAGGGCTTGGACGAGATTCTTCAGCGGCTCGAATTCGGGCTGCCCTCCACCGCCCTACCCCTCACGAAGGTTTCGGTGCGGCTGACACGCGGCCAATGCCTGGAATTGTTGTCCATCGGTGTTCGCAACGAGGATGACCTGAAGAATCTGGACGACGACCGACTTCGCCACTGCGTGGGGGCAGGCACAGCCACACTATTGCGCCCGCGGAGTGATGCGGCTGGCGTTGGCGTATGA
- a CDS encoding alpha/beta fold hydrolase, which produces MPHTGRTDDRVSPGQHPERITAIVSQNGNAYEEGLGELWEPINRYWSAPTAANRDALRGMFTPESIQWQYTHGAPDAMRIAPETYTLDNERLARPGNLDIQLDLMLDYRTNVVMYPQLQKYFRDRKPPLLAVWGRNDAIFIPAGAEAVKRDLPKAEVRFYDTGHFALESHVQEIGPVIRAFLDANP; this is translated from the coding sequence ATGCCCCACACCGGCCGTACCGATGACCGCGTTTCCCCCGGCCAGCACCCGGAACGCATCACCGCCATCGTTTCGCAGAATGGCAACGCCTATGAAGAAGGCCTGGGCGAACTGTGGGAACCGATCAATCGCTACTGGAGCGCGCCGACCGCAGCCAACCGCGATGCACTGCGCGGCATGTTCACCCCGGAAAGCATCCAGTGGCAGTACACCCACGGCGCGCCGGATGCGATGCGCATCGCGCCGGAAACCTACACGCTGGACAACGAGCGCCTGGCGCGCCCGGGCAATCTGGATATCCAGCTGGACCTGATGCTGGATTACCGCACCAATGTCGTGATGTACCCGCAGCTGCAGAAGTACTTCCGCGACCGCAAGCCGCCGCTGCTGGCGGTGTGGGGGCGGAACGATGCGATCTTCATTCCGGCCGGTGCCGAAGCGGTCAAGCGCGATCTGCCGAAGGCGGAGGTGCGTTTCTATGACACCGGGCATTTCGCGTTGGAAAGCCATGTGCAGGAGATTGGGCCGGTGATCCGCGCGTTCCTGGATGCGAATCCGTAA
- a CDS encoding restriction endonuclease: MSFPADIQGCMKDCILSLFWPRKDIVGFFEKHGCTKAEIASVQIEGDSALKRHEVIETLFAALAARSDSGLGPFRAMLQSLLNWSHFDQYYFEKLRKLDRATATRNLEHLRQLQEIRDAKIKTDRERRAAQEAARQQPTASLDELRTEYLDLLANKTSRQQRGYALERILADLARLSRLEATEAFRVNGEQVDGAVKFDGEHYLIEAKWQERTASNEPVYQFAGKVSGKLYGRGLFISVNGFSPDVIRSLVMGKEIQTLFIDGEDLILVLEGHLTLRDMIDRKVKAAQTKGLIYVHPISGSEKKS, from the coding sequence ATGAGTTTTCCCGCAGACATTCAGGGCTGCATGAAGGACTGCATCCTGTCGCTGTTCTGGCCACGAAAAGACATCGTCGGCTTCTTCGAGAAGCATGGCTGTACGAAGGCAGAGATCGCTTCCGTGCAGATTGAAGGTGACAGCGCCCTCAAGCGGCACGAAGTCATTGAAACGCTGTTCGCGGCGCTGGCTGCTCGGTCAGACAGCGGTCTCGGGCCTTTCCGCGCAATGCTCCAGTCGCTGTTGAACTGGTCGCACTTCGATCAATACTACTTCGAGAAACTGCGTAAGCTAGATAGAGCAACCGCGACCCGGAATTTGGAGCACCTGCGTCAACTCCAGGAAATTCGGGACGCTAAGATCAAAACAGATCGTGAGCGCCGCGCGGCGCAAGAAGCGGCGCGTCAGCAACCGACCGCGTCGCTTGATGAATTACGCACCGAATACCTCGATCTGCTTGCCAACAAGACCTCGCGGCAGCAACGAGGCTACGCGCTGGAACGCATCTTGGCCGACCTGGCTCGCCTTTCACGGTTGGAGGCCACTGAAGCCTTTCGCGTCAACGGCGAGCAAGTAGATGGAGCCGTGAAGTTCGATGGCGAACACTACCTCATTGAAGCCAAGTGGCAAGAGCGGACCGCCAGCAATGAGCCGGTATACCAATTCGCAGGCAAGGTGTCCGGGAAGCTTTACGGCCGAGGCCTCTTTATCTCTGTGAATGGTTTCAGTCCGGACGTCATCAGGAGTCTCGTCATGGGCAAGGAGATCCAGACGCTCTTCATCGACGGGGAAGACCTGATTCTGGTGCTAGAGGGACACCTCACGTTGCGAGATATGATCGACCGTAAGGTAAAGGCGGCCCAGACAAAGGGGCTGATCTACGTGCATCCGATTTCAGGTTCCGAGAAGAAATCGTAG
- a CDS encoding DUF2958 domain-containing protein — protein MRACITDEQRFLLLANGRESLDNPDFDPAPVVKLFTPDAGASWLLIEIGPDDHDHAFGLCDLGLGMPELGGVSLQELAILRGRLSLPIERDLHIRAEKRLSAYARNARHAGQIIV, from the coding sequence ATGAGAGCATGCATTACCGACGAACAACGCTTTCTGTTGCTGGCCAATGGCCGCGAATCCTTGGATAACCCTGACTTCGATCCGGCTCCCGTGGTCAAGCTGTTCACGCCGGACGCCGGCGCGTCCTGGCTGCTGATCGAGATTGGCCCGGACGATCACGACCACGCCTTTGGTTTGTGCGACTTGGGCCTGGGGATGCCCGAACTTGGCGGGGTCAGCTTGCAGGAGCTGGCGATCTTGCGCGGGCGACTAAGCTTGCCGATCGAGCGCGATTTGCACATCCGTGCGGAGAAACGCTTGAGTGCCTATGCGCGCAATGCGCGGCACGCCGGGCAGATCATCGTGTGA
- a CDS encoding sensor domain-containing phosphodiesterase translates to MAPTRSEERMSTLGSLDALDEVVSSSLDRLTELATRLFQTEVAFVSLVETERQRMIARQGLDAAEMQIEHSICAHTIRSADGMVVADLRADPRFAGNPLVVKPPHLRFYAGAPLLAKNGVAIGALCVMDPAARTFSEDDRRQLQTLAIAVMNELELRVLTGRRDPVSGLPNRHQFALDYAAWSARAPQRVCVAVLVDVLDLPRANEAGQVLGMAPLEALIRRAGARIKSALEGVAEVYHVGVTRFAFVLRKSDGEAAERMVNELQGRLTRPMLAAAVPMSPMFHAGLCEIELDRHSADDVLRRMLIGLHCAHSTGAPFCWYSASRDAGLKRGYRLATDAERGLLNDEFYLVYQPRYRARDLVPVAAEVLLRWNHPDLGAVSPAEFIPVFERTALMEVVTDWVLDRALTQLAQWRREGISMVLSINLSPRDVARVGMATRLLAHIERHGLRCQDVEIEITEGEWLRADSPPGEQLKELAAAGVRLAVDDFGSGYSNFGYLTELPIHTIKLDKSMIDDLSTDTRAQLKVQAVIRLAQGLGYNTVGEGAETPGQVALLQAYGCDEIQGFALSRPVSATDLAELQTVPYVLA, encoded by the coding sequence ATGGCCCCTACCCGCTCTGAAGAACGCATGTCGACATTGGGCAGCCTGGATGCCCTGGATGAGGTTGTCAGCAGTTCACTGGACCGCCTCACCGAGCTGGCCACGCGCCTGTTCCAGACCGAAGTGGCCTTCGTTTCCCTCGTTGAGACTGAACGGCAGCGGATGATCGCGCGGCAGGGCCTGGATGCTGCCGAAATGCAGATCGAGCATTCCATCTGCGCTCACACGATCCGCTCGGCCGACGGCATGGTGGTCGCCGACCTGCGCGCCGACCCTCGCTTCGCGGGCAACCCGCTTGTGGTGAAGCCGCCACATCTTCGGTTCTACGCTGGCGCACCGCTGCTGGCCAAGAATGGCGTAGCCATTGGCGCCCTCTGCGTAATGGACCCGGCAGCCCGAACGTTTTCCGAAGACGACCGCAGGCAGCTTCAGACACTGGCCATTGCGGTCATGAATGAGCTTGAGCTGCGGGTCCTCACGGGCCGCCGCGACCCTGTCAGCGGACTGCCCAACCGTCATCAGTTCGCCCTCGACTACGCCGCCTGGTCGGCACGCGCCCCACAGCGCGTGTGTGTGGCCGTACTGGTAGACGTGCTGGATCTGCCAAGGGCAAATGAAGCTGGGCAGGTGCTGGGCATGGCCCCGCTGGAAGCGCTCATCCGCCGCGCGGGTGCGCGCATCAAGTCTGCCCTGGAAGGCGTCGCCGAGGTCTACCACGTGGGGGTAACCCGGTTTGCATTCGTGTTGAGGAAATCTGACGGTGAGGCTGCCGAGCGGATGGTGAACGAGCTGCAGGGCCGCCTGACCCGCCCCATGCTTGCTGCCGCCGTACCGATGTCCCCGATGTTCCATGCAGGCCTGTGCGAAATCGAACTGGACCGCCACAGCGCCGACGATGTCCTCCGGCGCATGCTGATCGGCCTGCACTGCGCGCACAGCACCGGCGCACCGTTCTGCTGGTACTCAGCCAGCCGGGATGCCGGCTTGAAGCGCGGCTATCGTCTGGCGACCGACGCCGAGCGCGGACTTCTGAATGATGAGTTCTATCTGGTGTACCAGCCGCGCTATCGCGCGCGGGATCTGGTGCCGGTGGCCGCTGAGGTGCTCCTGCGCTGGAACCATCCCGACCTGGGCGCAGTGAGCCCGGCCGAATTCATTCCCGTGTTCGAACGCACTGCACTGATGGAGGTGGTGACCGACTGGGTACTGGACCGTGCATTGACGCAATTGGCCCAGTGGCGTCGGGAAGGGATTTCGATGGTGCTGTCCATCAACCTGTCGCCACGTGATGTTGCACGTGTTGGCATGGCCACCCGCCTACTTGCGCATATCGAGAGGCACGGCCTGCGCTGCCAGGATGTGGAGATCGAAATTACCGAAGGCGAGTGGCTTCGCGCGGATTCCCCGCCCGGCGAGCAACTGAAAGAGCTGGCTGCTGCGGGAGTTCGCCTGGCCGTGGATGATTTCGGCAGTGGCTACAGCAACTTTGGCTACCTCACCGAATTGCCCATCCACACGATCAAGCTGGACAAGTCGATGATCGACGACCTTTCCACGGATACCCGCGCGCAACTGAAGGTGCAGGCAGTCATCAGACTGGCCCAAGGCCTGGGTTACAACACGGTGGGCGAAGGTGCAGAGACCCCTGGGCAGGTGGCCCTGCTGCAGGCGTACGGCTGCGACGAGATCCAGGGCTTTGCGTTGTCACGCCCGGTAAGCGCCACGGACCTGGCCGAACTGCAGACGGTGCCGTACGTTCTGGCATGA
- a CDS encoding helix-turn-helix transcriptional regulator, translating to MTAKHSLATAIRTVRKARGLSQEAFSDVSSRTYMSTLERDLKSPTLHKLTELCEVMEVHPLTLLTLAYAGDDAHKFDELLAQVRQEFEAVLKERDAP from the coding sequence GTGACAGCAAAGCACTCATTGGCAACGGCAATACGGACAGTCAGGAAGGCGCGAGGCTTGAGCCAGGAAGCGTTCTCCGACGTGTCCAGTCGCACCTATATGAGTACGCTGGAACGCGACTTGAAAAGTCCGACTCTGCACAAGCTGACCGAGCTGTGCGAGGTCATGGAAGTGCATCCGCTGACGCTGTTGACGCTGGCCTACGCCGGCGACGACGCGCATAAGTTCGATGAACTGCTGGCGCAGGTGCGCCAGGAGTTCGAGGCTGTTTTGAAGGAACGCGACGCTCCCTAG
- a CDS encoding 3-hydroxybutyrate dehydrogenase gives MFSGKVAVVTGSTSGIGLGIATALARQGADIVLNGFGDAQDIERIRSSLETEFGVRVAHDGADLSLGEAVREMIAHTVATMGRIDILVNNAGIQHTASIEEFPVEKWDAILALNLSAVFHATAAALPHMKQQGWGRIINIASAHGLVGSVNKSAYVAAKHGVVGFTKVTGLENAGTGITANAICPGWVRTPLVEKQITALAKREGTDQESAARELLAEKQPSLQFVTPDQLGEMVVFLASDAAAQMTGTALPMDGGWTAR, from the coding sequence ATGTTCTCTGGAAAGGTCGCGGTAGTTACTGGCTCCACCAGCGGTATCGGTCTTGGCATCGCGACCGCTTTGGCGAGGCAAGGTGCCGACATCGTGCTGAATGGCTTCGGCGATGCGCAGGACATCGAACGCATCCGCTCCAGCCTGGAGACCGAGTTCGGTGTACGGGTGGCGCATGACGGCGCCGATCTTTCGCTTGGCGAGGCTGTGCGGGAGATGATCGCCCACACCGTTGCTACGATGGGCCGCATCGACATCCTGGTGAACAACGCGGGCATTCAGCACACCGCCTCGATCGAGGAATTCCCCGTCGAGAAGTGGGATGCGATCCTGGCGCTGAATCTGTCGGCGGTGTTCCATGCAACGGCGGCGGCCTTGCCGCACATGAAGCAGCAGGGATGGGGCCGCATCATCAACATCGCGTCGGCGCACGGCCTGGTGGGCTCAGTGAACAAGTCGGCGTATGTGGCGGCCAAGCATGGCGTGGTTGGGTTTACCAAGGTGACCGGGTTGGAGAACGCGGGCACGGGCATCACGGCCAATGCCATCTGCCCGGGGTGGGTGCGGACCCCGCTGGTTGAGAAGCAGATCACTGCGCTGGCGAAGCGGGAGGGAACCGACCAGGAGTCGGCCGCCCGTGAGCTGCTGGCTGAAAAGCAGCCTTCGCTGCAGTTCGTGACGCCGGATCAGCTTGGGGAAATGGTGGTGTTTCTAGCGTCGGATGCTGCGGCTCAGATGACGGGCACGGCGCTTCCGATGGATGGTGGTTGGACAGCGCGATAA
- the qatA gene encoding Qat anti-phage system ATPase QatA, with the protein MILTDNETKVDLLNNEAIATTIIGLLRAKPDHPVTIGVHGDWGAGKSSVLEMIEAGFADQEDVLCLKFNGWRFQGFEDAKIALIEGIVTGLVEKRPALKKAAVAVKDVFSRIDWLKVAKRTGGLALTAFTGIPTPEQIGAIVGSLEALVADPAKLLTKENLSTAIDEAKAVLKPGESKNVPEEVEAFRKAFDQLLKDAGIKQLVVLIDDLDRCLPDTAIETLEAIRLFVFTARTAFVVAADEAMIEYAVRKHFPDLPDSTGPRDYARNYLEKLIQVPFRIPALGETETRIYVTLLLAGAEVGENDENYGKLIAVAREKLKRPWTSGGLDAATVKTALGQQAEKANNALALSDQIGPILASGAKGNPRQIKRFLNTLLLRERTATARGFGDDIKLPVLAKLMLAERFIPRLFEQIAFVAAIHPQGLCEDLETLEKSLVSADGKDSESKGQKAAEAVPASDNAVLNEWKSSETVRDWARLSPKLSGIDLRPYLFVTKDKKDYFGPVSVLGHLAGVVEKLFGGKMTVQGYEAELKQLVQPEAEKVFEAVRSKIMSTGTFDTRPAGIDGLAVLVKAQPGLQSRLMDFLEALPSGKCGPWAVSGWQGVIKDSECAARLTKLLGDWSKVTNNPGLKASAEAALKDLKGGR; encoded by the coding sequence ATGATCCTGACCGATAACGAAACCAAAGTTGATCTGCTGAACAACGAGGCCATTGCCACCACGATCATCGGGCTGCTTCGCGCGAAGCCCGACCATCCGGTGACGATCGGCGTGCACGGCGACTGGGGTGCGGGAAAGTCCAGCGTACTCGAAATGATCGAGGCTGGCTTCGCCGATCAGGAAGATGTCCTGTGCCTCAAGTTCAATGGATGGCGCTTCCAAGGCTTCGAGGACGCCAAAATCGCCTTGATCGAGGGAATCGTCACAGGCTTGGTCGAAAAACGTCCAGCACTAAAAAAGGCGGCAGTGGCCGTCAAGGATGTTTTCAGTCGCATCGACTGGCTGAAGGTCGCCAAGCGGACCGGGGGCCTGGCCCTAACCGCATTCACCGGCATCCCGACGCCCGAGCAAATCGGAGCCATCGTCGGCTCACTCGAAGCACTCGTGGCAGACCCCGCCAAGCTCCTCACGAAAGAAAACCTTTCGACAGCTATTGACGAGGCGAAGGCCGTCCTGAAACCGGGTGAGTCCAAGAACGTGCCTGAGGAAGTGGAGGCCTTCCGCAAGGCATTCGACCAGCTCCTGAAAGATGCAGGCATCAAACAGCTTGTCGTCCTGATCGACGACCTTGACCGATGCCTGCCCGACACCGCCATTGAAACGCTTGAAGCCATTCGGCTGTTCGTGTTCACCGCGCGAACGGCCTTCGTCGTCGCGGCCGACGAGGCAATGATCGAATACGCTGTGCGTAAGCACTTTCCCGATCTGCCCGATAGTACCGGGCCGCGAGACTATGCCCGCAATTACCTCGAAAAACTCATACAAGTTCCGTTCCGCATCCCGGCCCTGGGTGAAACCGAAACGCGGATCTACGTGACGTTGTTGCTCGCTGGCGCCGAAGTTGGCGAGAACGACGAGAACTACGGGAAGCTGATCGCTGTAGCGCGAGAGAAGCTGAAACGGCCGTGGACCAGTGGCGGTCTGGATGCCGCGACGGTTAAGACAGCGCTCGGCCAACAAGCCGAGAAGGCAAACAATGCGCTGGCGCTCAGCGACCAGATCGGACCCATCCTCGCAAGCGGCGCAAAGGGCAACCCGCGCCAAATCAAACGCTTCCTCAATACGCTTTTGTTGCGCGAGCGCACTGCGACTGCACGCGGTTTTGGCGACGACATCAAGCTCCCCGTACTCGCGAAGCTCATGCTCGCAGAACGATTCATCCCAAGGTTGTTCGAGCAAATCGCGTTCGTCGCAGCGATCCATCCACAAGGGCTGTGTGAAGACCTCGAAACGCTGGAGAAGAGCCTGGTGTCGGCTGACGGCAAGGATAGCGAGTCGAAGGGGCAAAAGGCCGCCGAAGCGGTGCCCGCCTCCGACAACGCCGTGTTGAACGAGTGGAAGTCGTCGGAGACGGTGCGCGACTGGGCGCGCCTCTCCCCGAAGCTATCAGGAATCGATCTGCGCCCCTACTTGTTCGTCACAAAGGACAAGAAGGACTACTTCGGTCCGGTGTCGGTACTCGGCCACCTAGCTGGCGTGGTCGAGAAACTGTTCGGCGGCAAGATGACCGTCCAGGGCTACGAAGCCGAGTTGAAGCAGCTCGTGCAGCCCGAAGCCGAAAAGGTGTTCGAGGCAGTGCGCAGCAAGATCATGAGCACGGGCACCTTCGATACCAGGCCTGCAGGCATCGATGGTCTCGCCGTCCTTGTGAAGGCGCAGCCTGGACTCCAGAGCCGGTTGATGGATTTCCTGGAGGCACTGCCTAGTGGCAAGTGTGGGCCTTGGGCTGTCAGCGGCTGGCAAGGCGTCATCAAGGACAGCGAATGCGCTGCTCGCCTGACGAAGCTGCTGGGAGACTGGAGCAAGGTCACCAATAACCCCGGCCTCAAGGCCAGCGCCGAAGCGGCGCTCAAAGATTTGAAGGGAGGACGTTGA
- a CDS encoding chemotaxis protein CheW: MQPSSSSAGSPASPSRSFFEYLAVRAGEQWFAVDVQAAVEIRGQETFDRPVGEGGPRLTVRGDALRVADLRRLSGLTPFTYTCPAMTLVRAGVDVIGLAVDEVGDIESVPRKQLRAANPLGYVFCSQSIAMADNGEIPLIDPALLIAAP, translated from the coding sequence TTGCAGCCGTCTTCCTCTTCGGCCGGATCACCGGCCTCGCCGTCGCGTTCTTTCTTTGAATACCTGGCCGTACGGGCCGGTGAGCAGTGGTTTGCGGTGGATGTCCAGGCCGCCGTCGAGATCCGCGGCCAGGAGACCTTCGACCGCCCTGTGGGCGAAGGCGGGCCCAGGCTGACCGTCCGCGGGGACGCCCTGCGCGTGGCCGATCTGCGCCGCCTCAGCGGGCTGACACCGTTTACCTATACCTGCCCGGCGATGACGCTGGTGCGGGCCGGCGTGGATGTGATCGGCCTGGCCGTGGATGAAGTGGGCGATATCGAAAGCGTGCCACGCAAGCAGCTGCGCGCCGCCAATCCGCTGGGGTATGTGTTCTGCAGCCAGAGCATTGCCATGGCCGACAACGGCGAGATCCCGCTGATCGACCCCGCCCTGCTGATCGCAGCACCGTAG